A stretch of DNA from Oryza brachyantha chromosome 9, ObraRS2, whole genome shotgun sequence:
GAGATGTGTACGCAGGAGATAGTTTGAACTTTTGCAATAGAGTTCAGCTttgttaaacataaatagttgaaaagaaaattatacatgCGAAGgaacattttctcttttaataTATCCTTGCAACataaaagttggttttttttatcaacaaaTACTTTATTTCCGTATAAGTTGTTCTTACTTAAAAGCTAAGTCTTTCTAGAGCAGATAGAAACTTAACAGTGTCACTGTGTTTAcgcaacaatttttttctttcccgaacagggttttttttttttgggcttcTTCCAACAAGGTCGACGCACTGATGCAATAGTTATTGATCAAACCAACATTACGAATATGTGTTTGTGTTTTTCGTTGTGGGATGTTGAAATTGAATTTAGTTCCTCGGACGTTGGATGTCTGAACAAAAGCATCATCAGTTTTATTTCAATATTGCGAACATATAAAATCATTGTACCTTAATATATCGTGGAAACACTATCCCTTAATTTACGCTGGAAGCATTGtcaaattttgataataaaccACGCTTGTGCGTGCAACAACATCCTTACAGACAGACACACGTTACAAATTACTATGCATGTCAACGACACCATCAATGGTAAACCGATCGCTTGATCGGCGACTGATTAAGAAGGAAACACGCAACACCACGTACGCATGCACGCAGGGAGGAGTGCACGCATGGCGacctcgacgacggcgcacgcacgtacgtacgcaaaCAAGGCAAGCAATGCATGCAaacgagcgagcgagcgccGACGTGCTCCGgcaccggccgccggcggatCACTTCTTGGCGAAGCAGGTACTGTGGACGACGGCGCACTTGAGGAAGCAGGCGACGAAGGTCGGCGGGTGGATGATGTCGACGACGCAGGACGCCGCGCACTTGACCAGGCACTTCTGGCAGCTGGTGGGGCagatggtggcgccggcgccgtcggcgacgaggagcgcgAGCTCCTCGGCGAGGCgcgcctcgtcgtcctccttgATCAGCTCCAGCTCCCGCGGCTGGCtcagcagcagcggcgtcgcggcgccgtcgtagacgtcgacgtcgacgtccGGGCAcgtggaggtggaggccggCGTCTTGAGCtgcccggcggcgacggacacGGCCACCAGCACgcagagggcggcggcggcgaccttaACCGCGGCGGAATCCATTGATCGCTAGCTGTAACTTGGGAACGCAAATGCAACGCAAGATCGCTGCAGGTGAAGTTCTAGCTCGCAAGCGGGCGGATCCGATTGGCTTGGCTTAGGAGGAAGTAGGGACCTAGGGTACGGTATTTATATAGAGACTCCCGCTATACATATGACCCAATTGTATAATCTATGTATGATTGAAACACGGTAATGATTGATCAATCAAAAGATGTTAAATGAGTGGCACCGCAACCGTTGGATGATTGAGTCGTACGTAAGTCAGATGGTTGAGTTTCCATATAAGGGTATACTGTGCATGATCGACATAAGCATGCACAACTAAAGGATTAAT
This window harbors:
- the LOC102699987 gene encoding uncharacterized protein LOC102699987, with translation MDSAAVKVAAAALCVLVAVSVAAGQLKTPASTSTCPDVDVDVYDGAATPLLLSQPRELELIKEDDEARLAEELALLVADGAGATICPTSCQKCLVKCAASCVVDIIHPPTFVACFLKCAVVHSTCFAKK